A portion of the Carassius carassius chromosome 42, fCarCar2.1, whole genome shotgun sequence genome contains these proteins:
- the LOC132124235 gene encoding uncharacterized protein LOC132124235, with the protein MSFTATPGHHGPWVHPQRRTRAGSRATTSPPPAFDISIRNRFAPLRETGRDAVIIGDSIVRHVIATLAEGKVHTHCLPGARVLDVSAQIPAILKADESPRAVVLHAGVNDTTLRQTETLKRDFSSLIETVRSTTPTATIVVSGPLPTYRRGQERFSRLFALNEWLLSWCKEQKLLFVNNWNLFWERPRLFRADGLHPSQNRSGAAL; encoded by the exons atgtccttcactgcgacgccgggacaccacggaccctgggtgcatccacagcggaggacgcgagccgggtcccgggcgacgacttctccccctcctgccttcgacatctccatccggaaccgcttcgctcccctccgcgagacaggacgcgacgctgtgatcatcggagactccatcgtccgacacgtaattgctacgttagccgaaggtaaagtgcacactcattgtttgcctggtgctcgtgttctcgatgtttctgcgcagatacccgcgatcctgaaggccgacgagagccccagagcggtcgtgcttcacgccggggttaacgacaccacgctacggcagacggagacgctgaagagggacttcagcagcctgatcgagacggttcgcagcacgacgcccacagcgacgatcgtcgtgtcaggaccactgcccacgtatcgacgaggacaagaaaggttcagtagactttttgctttaaatgaatggttgttgtcatggtgtaaagaacagaaactgctatttgttaataactggaatcttttctgggagcgtcctaggctgtttcgcgctgatggattacacccaagc cagaatcggagcggagctgctctctga